In the genome of Nitrospira sp. SG-bin1, one region contains:
- a CDS encoding nitrite reductase: MQRFRVLTLTLGLGVLLGASGCITMPGSAGAKVHDVTFTATESEIVIDGNGTKYKAWTFNGQMPGPVVRVTVGDTVNFTLVNPSTNALGHSMDFHAAELDFLKNYREIKPGETIKYTFVAKKPGVFFYHCGAPPMIQHVARGMFGAIIVDPKDANAWPKADREFVLVQSELWKNPDNVQAMFDRKFDHTIFNGGVFKYHPFFPGSEPLEVKVGERVRIYFVNAGPNEFSALHPIAEIWDNVYESGNPANKFTGVQTYVVGPGSAATFDMIVDEPGAYPVVTHSLTSALRGAIAVVIANKEPKKYDNLMPLTPWNP; the protein is encoded by the coding sequence ATGCAGAGGTTTCGTGTACTCACATTAACCCTCGGACTCGGCGTCCTCTTGGGAGCCAGCGGGTGTATCACGATGCCCGGATCCGCGGGGGCCAAGGTCCACGATGTCACCTTCACGGCGACGGAATCGGAAATCGTCATCGACGGGAACGGGACGAAGTACAAGGCCTGGACCTTTAATGGGCAGATGCCGGGCCCAGTCGTCCGGGTCACCGTAGGGGATACGGTCAACTTCACCCTCGTGAATCCCTCGACGAACGCCTTGGGCCATTCGATGGACTTTCATGCAGCCGAGCTCGATTTCTTGAAGAACTACAGAGAGATCAAGCCAGGCGAGACGATCAAGTATACGTTCGTCGCGAAGAAGCCTGGCGTGTTCTTCTATCACTGCGGAGCACCGCCGATGATTCAGCACGTGGCCCGCGGCATGTTCGGCGCGATCATCGTTGATCCGAAAGACGCGAACGCGTGGCCAAAGGCCGATCGGGAATTTGTCCTGGTGCAATCCGAATTGTGGAAGAACCCCGATAACGTGCAGGCGATGTTCGATCGGAAGTTCGACCACACGATCTTCAATGGCGGCGTCTTCAAGTATCATCCCTTTTTCCCGGGATCGGAACCGTTGGAAGTCAAGGTCGGTGAACGGGTACGAATTTATTTCGTGAACGCCGGGCCGAACGAGTTCTCTGCGCTCCATCCAATCGCCGAAATCTGGGACAATGTCTATGAGAGCGGCAACCCGGCCAACAAATTCACGGGGGTCCAAACCTATGTGGTCGGTCCGGGCAGCGCCGCCACATTCGATATGATCGTTGATGAACCAGGAGCCTATCCGGTCGTGACCCATTCCTTAACGAGCGCCCTCCGAGGTGCGATTGCAGTGGTGATCGCCAACAAGGAACCCAAGAAGTATGACAACTTGATGCCGCTCACCCCCTGGAACCCATAA
- a CDS encoding Fis family transcriptional regulator: protein MVLEPLYDILQAGDGPEGLDMFRKDEPDLILLDVILPGTDGLAVLQALRLENKMIPVIMLTGTKSVKTAVDAMKLGAADYLSKPFDVDELRIVVDRVLNSSELEREVKQLRAQVVQRYAFHNLIGKSLGMQDIYSKIEQVADSRTTVLITGESGTGKELVARALHYNSSRRERPFIALNCAALPETLIESELFGHEKGSFTDATARRVGQFELANTGTLFLDEIGDLSPLTQAKLLRVIQEREFTRIGGVQPIKVDVRIVAATNKNLDDLVRKGQFREDLYYRINVIALFLPPLRERSEDIPLLAKHFLEKRLEEEGRAQIEFGKDALELLTRYSWPGNVRELENFVEQAFIWSQHASQITPEHLPTVIKNDSRSTSLRDDTLAGRMSLEKAVMEFEREIILDALKRTNYVQTHAANLLGISRRMLKYRMDSLGIGRPDNSLTQESDPAMQE from the coding sequence ATGGTTCTCGAACCGCTCTATGACATTCTCCAAGCCGGCGACGGACCTGAGGGGCTTGATATGTTCCGAAAGGATGAGCCCGACCTCATCCTTCTCGATGTCATTCTTCCGGGAACCGACGGCCTTGCCGTGCTTCAAGCACTGCGCCTGGAAAACAAGATGATCCCCGTCATCATGCTCACGGGCACCAAGTCCGTCAAGACAGCCGTCGATGCCATGAAGCTAGGGGCGGCGGACTACCTCTCAAAGCCATTTGACGTGGACGAGCTCCGTATCGTCGTTGATCGAGTCCTGAACTCTTCTGAATTGGAGCGAGAGGTTAAGCAGCTACGTGCCCAAGTCGTCCAACGCTATGCCTTCCACAATCTGATCGGCAAGAGCCTGGGCATGCAGGACATCTACTCCAAAATCGAGCAGGTGGCCGACAGCCGCACTACCGTCCTCATCACGGGAGAAAGCGGTACGGGCAAGGAATTGGTTGCGCGAGCCCTGCACTACAACAGTTCCCGTCGAGAACGCCCCTTCATCGCGCTGAACTGCGCGGCCCTGCCTGAAACGCTCATTGAAAGCGAACTTTTCGGCCATGAAAAGGGGTCGTTCACCGACGCCACGGCTCGACGCGTCGGACAATTCGAATTGGCGAATACCGGGACGTTGTTTCTTGACGAAATCGGCGATTTAAGTCCCCTTACCCAGGCAAAACTCCTCCGCGTCATTCAAGAACGCGAGTTCACGAGAATCGGCGGAGTTCAACCGATCAAGGTCGACGTCCGTATCGTGGCGGCGACAAACAAGAATCTTGATGATCTTGTTCGAAAAGGCCAGTTTCGAGAAGACCTCTACTACCGCATCAACGTCATTGCGCTCTTTCTCCCTCCACTCCGTGAACGCAGTGAGGATATTCCGCTTCTTGCGAAACATTTTCTCGAAAAACGGCTGGAAGAGGAGGGACGCGCCCAGATTGAATTCGGAAAAGACGCCCTGGAACTTCTAACCCGCTATTCCTGGCCGGGGAATGTTCGCGAGCTGGAAAACTTCGTCGAGCAAGCGTTCATCTGGTCCCAACATGCCTCACAAATCACTCCGGAGCACCTGCCGACCGTGATCAAGAACGACTCTCGTTCAACATCGCTTCGAGACGATACCCTCGCCGGTCGCATGTCGCTTGAAAAAGCCGTCATGGAGTTCGAACGGGAGATTATCCTCGATGCGTTAAAACGTACGAACTACGTGCAAACCCACGCCGCAAATTTACTCGGAATCAGTCGACGGATGTTGAAATATCGTATGGACTCCCTTGGTATCGGCCGCCCGGACAATTCCCTCACCCAAGAGTCTGACCCTGCCATGCAAGAATGA
- a CDS encoding hemin transporter: MTISKKIVCTAVAVAAAWTLSSAPSFAADRSLYERLGGQGAIQAVVTKFIANVGADKRINGFFANADLKKLNRLLVEQVCAASGGPCTYTGRDMKTTHKGMKITTAAFNALVEDLVKALDTFNVPEKEKGELLAVLGPMNKDIVEVP; encoded by the coding sequence ATGACAATCAGCAAGAAGATCGTGTGTACGGCTGTCGCAGTAGCGGCAGCATGGACATTGAGCAGTGCCCCTTCTTTTGCCGCGGACCGGTCGCTCTATGAGCGGCTTGGCGGACAAGGCGCTATCCAAGCCGTCGTCACCAAGTTCATCGCCAACGTGGGCGCGGACAAGCGCATTAATGGCTTTTTTGCCAATGCTGACCTCAAGAAGCTCAATCGGCTCTTGGTCGAGCAAGTGTGTGCGGCGAGCGGCGGCCCCTGCACCTACACCGGTCGAGACATGAAGACGACCCACAAAGGCATGAAGATCACCACTGCCGCTTTCAACGCGCTCGTGGAGGACCTGGTCAAAGCACTGGATACCTTCAACGTCCCAGAGAAAGAGAAAGGTGAATTGCTCGCCGTCCTCGGGCCGATGAATAAAGACATCGTCGAAGTTCCTTAA
- a CDS encoding thiamine phosphate synthase, translating into MLDPSVNPGRPLHDVLKASANAGAKLFQYRNKTASMKEAYAKALPLRKIAHEWGVSFIVNDRCDLALAVDADGVHLGQGDLPLNLARKIMGPNKLIGISTHNPQQVLAATAGGPDYLGFGPIFTPGSKLDHDPIVGLEGLRAIRSLTSLPIFAIGGITLESVGDVIRAEADGVAMISTILNAPDISQAVSDVVSRISAAVSQGS; encoded by the coding sequence ATCCTCGATCCCTCTGTGAATCCGGGACGCCCGCTTCATGATGTGCTGAAAGCGTCTGCCAACGCCGGAGCCAAGCTTTTCCAGTACCGGAACAAGACCGCCTCGATGAAGGAGGCCTATGCGAAGGCGTTGCCCCTCAGGAAGATCGCCCATGAGTGGGGTGTGTCATTCATCGTCAATGACCGTTGTGATCTAGCGCTCGCGGTAGATGCCGATGGAGTGCATCTGGGGCAAGGAGATTTGCCACTCAACCTTGCTCGCAAGATAATGGGACCGAACAAACTGATCGGAATCTCAACACATAATCCTCAACAGGTATTGGCGGCGACTGCCGGCGGACCCGATTACCTTGGCTTTGGTCCGATTTTCACGCCTGGATCAAAGTTGGACCATGATCCGATCGTTGGACTGGAAGGACTCCGAGCGATCCGATCACTGACGTCGTTGCCGATCTTTGCCATTGGTGGGATCACCCTGGAATCGGTTGGAGACGTGATTCGTGCGGAAGCCGATGGCGTGGCGATGATCTCTACGATTCTCAATGCTCCGGACATTTCGCAGGCTGTCAGTGACGTCGTCTCGCGGATCTCAGCAGCAGTTTCGCAAGGTTCGTGA
- a CDS encoding alkyl hydroperoxide reductase: MSKELAVGDQAPELSIPDQHGKTVTLKSFKGKQIVLYFYPKDDTPGCTKESCDFRDVESQILRAGGTIVGVSLDGKESHQKFIKKFGLPFPLLSDEDAAISKVYGVYKEKNMYGKKYWGIERSTFVIGPEGKLKAIFRKVKVDGHADEVLKALKA; the protein is encoded by the coding sequence ATGAGTAAAGAATTGGCGGTCGGCGATCAGGCACCGGAACTCTCAATTCCGGATCAGCATGGGAAGACGGTGACTCTGAAGAGCTTCAAGGGGAAACAGATCGTGTTGTACTTCTATCCGAAAGACGATACGCCGGGATGCACGAAAGAGTCCTGTGACTTTCGCGACGTCGAGTCGCAAATCCTCCGGGCAGGAGGCACCATCGTCGGCGTGAGTTTGGACGGAAAGGAGTCTCATCAGAAGTTCATCAAGAAATTCGGGTTGCCGTTTCCGCTCTTGAGCGATGAAGATGCCGCCATCTCCAAGGTCTACGGCGTGTACAAAGAGAAGAACATGTACGGGAAAAAGTACTGGGGAATCGAGCGGAGCACGTTCGTCATCGGCCCTGAGGGCAAGCTGAAGGCGATCTTTCGAAAGGTCAAAGTTGACGGTCATGCGGATGAAGTGCTCAAAGCACTGAAAGCCTAG